Within the Arthrobacter caoxuetaonis genome, the region ACTATGAAGATAACGTTGTGCTTACGGCAACACCGGTATCATAGGGACATTCCGCATGCTCAGCGGCCATCAGGCTGCACGTCGGCAGGCCAACGGCAGGAGAACGCAGCAGATGTCATCCGGTGCCCCCGAGTGGGACGACGGCCTCGACGAGGCCTTCGCCGCAGGTGAGGAGGCAGCCCTTGCCGAGGCTTACCGCCGCTTCGCTCCGCTGGTGCGCAGCATGTCGCTGCGGCGGCTGGCGGACGCGGCTGCAGCCGACGACGCCGTGCAGGAAGTCTTCATCAGGGCCTGGCGCTACCGGCAGACTTACTCTCCCGCACGCTCCACCCTGGCGGCCTGGCTGATCGGCATCTCCCGCAACGTTGCTGCCACGATGACCTCCTCCAGGATCCGTGAGGATGAAATCATGGAAGGCGCGGCGTCGAGGGAACAACGGTCTGTTCCGGCCGGGCCGGATCCCGAAACTGTGGCGGACAAAGTTGTGCTCGAC harbors:
- a CDS encoding RNA polymerase sigma factor codes for the protein MSSGAPEWDDGLDEAFAAGEEAALAEAYRRFAPLVRSMSLRRLADAAAADDAVQEVFIRAWRYRQTYSPARSTLAAWLIGISRNVAATMTSSRIREDEIMEGAASREQRSVPAGPDPETVADKVVLDAELTRLGEPQHSILRLAFHEDLTHQQISDRLELPLGTVKSHIRRGLTQLRQRLEVSDAAPAR